Genomic segment of Schistocerca piceifrons isolate TAMUIC-IGC-003096 chromosome 1, iqSchPice1.1, whole genome shotgun sequence:
CACAGACGAGAAATACTAAATTAAACAAACAGTTATCTCAAATACTTTTCGCGCGCCAAACTTGCGGCAATCTCCAGTGTACAAGCTCCAACTCGTCTGTgcttggccgagcggctctaggcgcctcagtctggaaccctgcgactgctacggtcgcaggttcgaatcctgcctcgggcatggatgtgtgtgatgtccttaggttagttaggtttaagtagttctaagttctaggggactgatgacctcagctgttaagtcccatagtgctcagagccatttttttcgtctgCGCTTATGTGATGTGAACACACAGATTTGAGCAATTTCGCTCAAACCGTGAACTCAAACTTAAAGATTTGTGCACATATCTGCGAAAATCTCCTGTTCACAGGCATCTGTCTGCGCAGAAGTGATGTGCACAGGAATTTGCGCAGACAGTTTGTTGCGCATGGGCGGGGCTTTAGTAGTTTGTGATGCATTTGATTCGACTCTTATCTTTAACAAAATTGGGCGTGACATTATGCAACAAATACAGTTTATTGAATGTAATGCGTACAGTAGTACACTAAAACTTAACTTTCTGCCTAGTATTACATGAATATTGCCTTCTATACCTCAATCTTCAGCGATATGTAATCACATGAATATGATATATTATTGACCAAACGGCTACGTATATTCTTGCTTGTTCTAAATCCGAGAATTATAAAAGTTATTACCCACAGTCTTCTTCACAACCTAAACGATATTTTTGCTCTTGATTGTGTATAATTTGCTAAAAAAATTCCAACTATTTCAGCTATTACAATTTTACATAAATCACTGACATTATAATGTTTTAACTCTGTATGTAGTGGAAGAGAATATAATCTATAACCGAAAGAACGCGTGAAGCTTCTGAAAAAGTGTGTGAAGTTTTCATATCTGTTCGGGCAGGAGCTAATTGGATGTACAGAATATCTTAACGCACCGGCAACAGCTGTGGTTTGAATAGTAATGTCTTTGGTTCAACTTGGGAGAGAGGTGTTTCAGGAGCGGTATAAATATACAGTGGAAGTTACATAGAGCAAGCGCAGAAGATGGGCAATGCTGGCAGTACAAGAAAAATTAGTTTACAAAATGAAGATCCCGCAAGTGTGATCAAGGTTTCCGATTCAGTTGTTCAGCGTCTTAAAGGAGCAGGTGAGACGGAAAGTCAAGACGATGCACGCCCCAAGAACAGTAATTCCTTACCAAGTCAGCAGCAGTACATCAACGAAAACGAACCTTCAAAGACCTCTCTTGAAGTTAGACGTGAGAAAGAAGCTGAAATAAGAAATAATGATGTCTACTGGGAGAGAAGGTTAGCTAAGCTCCAGGACACCCATAACAGGGTAAATCGCCGAATGGAAGAAGAATACGAGGCAGCTGTTCAAGAAGTGAAGAAAAGCTTTCCAAAAATGCCAGTGGAGAACCAAGTAATACCTTGCCAGGATGCAAAGGCCGTTGTCATCAATTGCTACAAACAACACCCAAGACAGACATTATTGTGTGcaaaagaagttgaagcattttcAGCATGTATTGACATGAAAAGAAGAAATATTATGTCTAATAAGGCATGACAGTCGCATGGCGGTCGCGTTCACTATAGAAAAAGAACACGTAGGGAGAAGATGATGTGACCTAACATGCTGTAAAAAGACTGAGTGCTGGAGAGAGTTGTCAGTGTGGGTGTGTAATACCACATCGCCTGGATTGCCCAATCTTTAAGGAGCGACTGGAAGGAAATCGGCATGGACTGGTTTGTGTATATATGTAACTATCTTTTCCCACAGTTTATAGCATTGttatgtaaatttaaaatctaattaaAAGTACGATAAACAATACTGCTTGGGATTATTTTATTGCATCCTCCACTGTTCCATTACATATTCACAATTTCTATCCATCTGCTATTGGTATTCATTAGTTTGTTCATACGAAAACAAAAGTGCTAAAATTTTAATGATGTATGCCCATCTAACCTGTCAAAATTAGTAGGATTTTCAAATGATAATGTTTTCGTTACAGCACACTCATTGCAATACCTGCTAACGATATGCTGGGATGATGAATTAGCAGTCTATTTGTGAAAATTTCGTTATGTAGCATATAATATGAATATGGATTAAGAATGTTCTCACATTATGTTCTTCACATTCATACGGTCACTATATGCAATTATCCTGAAAGGAGACACTATTGAGgcataaatttattgtagttaaatCATCTACAGTTGATCATGTTCGGCTATAATGAAAGAACGAATTGCAGTTTTAGAACATTAGAAATGTAGTCCATTGTTATGTAGTGCTGTGAAGCTTTCATTCTCTGTCAGGCAATTAGCTGAGTATGCTACGTGCGAGAAAAGAATTGTCAGAAGAATATGGCATTTATCTACTTGCTATGGAATGTAGGTAGGCATATATAAGTATTGATGATGAAGTGTAACTGTTTTTGAATTCTTTCAATATTAAAAAAATAGTACCTTATCAATTTGATAAGGAAAGTAGCTGCTCATCATTTCATAGGGTATGGGGTTACATGTATTGTGTTGAAATGGGGAGATCATCCAAAAGAAAGTACAACCATTCTTTTACTAAGTGATGCATTCTACAACATTAGTAATAAAACTTGGTTTATTCTTAATGTAATGTATTCTCCCGAAGATAGTTTCTTTTCCTTCTCAAGTGCTTTCTGTTACGGAGCAGTATGTGGAAGTGCAAGTGCTTAAACTATCAACCAATGATGTACTTAAACAggagaaaaattttgagaaaaaaaactgcCATTTGTTCCACATCATAAATGTAGTCAATGTCTAGATTAAGAATGTTCTCACATTATGTTCTTCACATTCATACGGTCACTATATGCAATTATCCTGAAAGGAGACACTATTGAGgcataaatttattgtagttaaatCATCTACAATTGATCATGTTCAGCTATAATGAAAGAATGAATTGCAGTTTTAGAACATTAGAAATGTAGTCCATTGTTTGGTAGCACCATCCTTCTCATTAATTGTATATGAATGGCCTTAGGCCTATAGTTGTTTTGTAGCTGTGATAATAAGCATTTCTGTGTGATCTCAAAAGTTTGTAACAATTAGTTACAAGAAAGTGGAGATACCATTTGTATGCAATTTAGGCTCTTTCTATGGAGCACATCTCAATAGGAAGGACAATTCTCAGAGCAAACCTGCCTGAATTTAATCTTTTGGAGCTGCCCGACTTTAGTCTTTTTGACTGTTTCGTTATATGA
This window contains:
- the LOC124794853 gene encoding MICOS complex subunit MIC19 — translated: MGNAGSTRKISLQNEDPASVIKVSDSVVQRLKGAGETESQDDARPKNSNSLPSQQQYINENEPSKTSLEVRREKEAEIRNNDVYWERRLAKLQDTHNRVNRRMEEEYEAAVQEVKKSFPKMPVENQVIPCQDAKAVVINCYKQHPRQTLLCAKEVEAFSACIDMKRRNIMSNKA